From a single Arachis hypogaea cultivar Tifrunner chromosome 3, arahy.Tifrunner.gnm2.J5K5, whole genome shotgun sequence genomic region:
- the LOC112789701 gene encoding indole-3-acetic acid-amido synthetase GH3.6, protein MPQAPIQYNNIQNDDDDNYDNNNKKALKYIEDVTSKADEIQERVIEEILKSSAHVEYLERHGLNGRTDRDTFKEVIPVVNYEDLKPEIDRIANGDSSPILCSKPISEFLTSSGTSGGERKLMPTIEEELGRRTLLYSLLMPVMDQFVPNLHEGKGMYFLFIKSETKTPGGLVARPVLTSYYKSSHFNNNNSSHKNPHKNYTSPNETILCLDSFQSMYSQLLSGLLQSHQVLRVGAVFASGFIRAIKFLEKFWADLCRDIRTGTIDPKISDTSVREAVMRIMKRPNPKLASCIEGECMKGSWKGIITRLWPNTKYVDVIVTGTMAQYIPILDYYSNGLPLVCTMYASSECYFGINLNPLCDPEKVSYTLIPTMAYFEFLPLNKMNGGNGHSNNSNNQLVKEDLVDLVDVELGQEYELVVTTYAGLYRYRVGDILRVAGFKNKAPQFNFVCRKNVVLSIDSDKTDEVELQNAVKSGANHLKQFGATVTEYTSCVDTSTIPGHYVLFWEINTHTKQTLNTDKNISSSVFKECCHAVEESLNSVYRQGRVSESIGPLEIKIVENGTFDKLMDFALSQGASINQYKTPRCVKYAPIVELLNSKVVCSYFSEKCPKWVPGHKRWCNNNFE, encoded by the exons ATGCCACAGGCTCCCATTCAGTACAACAACATCCAAAATGACGATGATGATAATTATGATAACAATAACAAGAAAGCACTGAAATACATTGAGGATGTTACGAGCAAAGCTGATGAAATCCAAGAAAGGGTAATTGAGGAGATCCTTAAATCAAGCGCTCATGTTGAGTACCTTGAAAGGCATGGCCTAAATGGTCGCACAGACAGGGACACATTCAAGGAGGTGATTCCTGTCGTCAATTATGAGGATTTGAAGCCAGAAATTGATCGTATTGCTAATGGTGATTCCTCACCTATTTTGTGTTCCAAACCCATATCAGAGTTCCTCACTAG CTCCGGCACATCCGGTGGGGAGAGAAAGCTGATGCCAACAATAGAAGAAGAGCTAGGGAGAAGGACATTACTTTACAGCCTATTGATGCCGGTAATGGACCAATTTGTACCAAACTTACACGAAGGCAAAGGCATGTACTTCTTGTTCATCAAATCAGAGACAAAAACCCCAGGTGGACTCGTAGCACGCCCAGTTCTAACAAGCTATTACAAAAGCTCACATTTCAACAACAATAACTCTTCTCATAAGAACCCTCACAAAAACTACACTAGCCCTAATGAGACCATCCTCTGCCTAGACTCTTTCCAGAGCATGTACTCCCAATTGCTCTCTGGCCTTCTCCAGAGCCACCAAGTCCTCCGAGTTGGCGCCGTCTTCGCCTCCGGATTCATCCGCGCTATTAAGTTTCTCGAGAAATTTTGGGCCGATTTGTGTCGCGACATTCGGACCGGCACAATTGACCCCAAAATTAGTGACACTAGTGTTAGGGAGGCTGTGATGAGAATTATGAAGAGGCCAAATCCAAAGCTTGCTTCTTGTATTGAAGGTGAATGCATGAAGGGGTCGTGGAAAGGGATAATTACTAGGTTGTGGCCTAATACAAAATATGTTGATGTTATTGTGACAGGGACCATGGCTCAGTATATTCCTATATTGGATTATTATAGTAATGGTTTGCCTCTTGTTTGTACCATGTATGCTTCTTCTGAGTGTTACTTTGGGATCAATTTGAATCCTTTGTGTGACCCAGAGAAGGTTTCATATACACTAATTCCCACCATGGCCTACTTTGAGTTCTTGCCTCTCAACAAGATGAATGGTGGTAATGGACATAGCAATAATTCAAATAATCAATTGGTAAAGGAAGATCTCGTTGACCTTGTAGATGTAGAGTTGGGTCAAGAATATGAGCTTGTGGTAACCACCTATGCAG GGCTCTATAGGTACCGAGTTGGTGACATACTCCGTGTAGCAGGATTCAAGAACAAGGCTCCTCAATTCAACTTCGTCTGTAGAAAGAACGTCGTCCTGAGCATAGATTCCGACAAAACCGACGAAGTCGAGCTACAAAACGCCGTCAAGAGCGGTGCAAACCACCTCAAACAATTCGGTGCAACGGTCACAGAATACACAAGCTGCGTGGACACTTCCACCATCCCAGGACACTACGTCTTGTTCTGGGAGATCAACACGCATACTAAACAAACCCTAAACACAGACAAGAATATTTCTTCGTCTGTGTTTAAGGAATGTTGTCACGCTGTTGAAGAATCCCTCAACAGCGTGTATCGCCAGGGAAGGGTGTCGGAGTCTATTGGGCCGTTGGAAATCAAGATTGTGGAGAATGGTACTTTTGATAAGCTTATGGATTTTGCTTTGAGCCAAGGTGCATCAATAAATCAGTACAAGACACCACGGTGTGTGAAATATGCTCCCATTGTGGAACTGTTGAACTCAAAAGTGGTGTGTAGCTACTTCAGTGAAAAATGTCCTAAGTGGGTTCCTGGTCACAAGAGATGGTGCAATaacaattttgaatga